In one Musa acuminata AAA Group cultivar baxijiao chromosome BXJ2-5, Cavendish_Baxijiao_AAA, whole genome shotgun sequence genomic region, the following are encoded:
- the LOC103986477 gene encoding uncharacterized protein LOC103986477 → MDDRVRQEGRVPLKEVVADCTRRWFQDALKEARAGDAGMQVLVGQMYHSGYGVLKNDQKADAWIAKASKYRSSVWRVSDKRPGYNASDSDSDDNEKIVMKS, encoded by the exons ATGGACGACCGGGTGCGGCAGGAGGGCCGCGTCCCACTCAAGGAAGTGGTGGCGGACTGCACCCGGCGGTGGTTCCAGGACGCGCTCAAGGAGGCCAGGGCCGGCGACGCCGGGATGCAGGTCCTCGTCGGTCAGATGTACCACAGCGGCTATGGTGTCCTGAAGAACGACCAAAAG GCCGATGCTTGGATTGCCAAAGCATCAAAGtaccgttcatcggtttggagggttaGCGACAAGCGTCCag GTTACAATGCCAGTGACTCGGATTCTGATGATAATGAGAAGATTGTTATGAAATCATGA